Proteins encoded by one window of Electrophorus electricus isolate fEleEle1 chromosome 17, fEleEle1.pri, whole genome shotgun sequence:
- the zgc:86599 gene encoding cytochrome c oxidase subunit 5B, mitochondrial has protein sequence MAARLLVRVARAAAGWRAPPGAALVRGMATGGIPSDEQQATGLEKVIMRSMKEGTDPYNLQKPKMYAGTKEEPHIVPSINNKRLVGCICEEDNTTIVWFWLHEGGAQRCPSCGAHYKLVHHDMPH, from the exons atggcAGCAAGGTTACTAGTGAGAGTCGCCCGCGCCGCGGCGGGCTGGCGGGCTCCGCCCGGGGCTGCGCTCGTACGGGGCATGGCGACTGGAG GGATTCCCTCCGACGAACAGCAGGCCACGGGGCTGGAGAAGGTCATCATGCGCTCCATGAAGGAAGGCACG GATCCTTACAACCTTCAGAAGCCCAAGATGTATGCTGGTACAAAGGAGGAGCCCCATATCGTCCCCTCCATCAACAACAAAAGACTTGTGGGTTGTATCT GTGAGGAGGACAACACGACCATTGTGTGGTTCTGGCTTCACGAGGGAGGCGCACAGCGATGCCCGTCCTGTGGTGCTCACTACAAGCTGGTGCATCACGACATGCCTCACTGA
- the march5l gene encoding E3 ubiquitin-protein ligase MARCHF5 isoform X1, whose amino-acid sequence MASVDEPPERHCWVCFATEREDRVAEWVSPCRCKGCTKWIHQACLQRWLDEKQKGNGGGSVSCPQCGTEYRIVFPKMGLVVYFLQQVDRALSRVSPFAAAGVVVGTVYWSAVTYGAVTVMQVWRCRVWPVVVVGHKKGLDVMERADPLFLLMGLPTIPVLLVLGKMVRWEDYLVRLWQRHSSKLQMLVPGIGRPLPRVPGDAGYGGDHISVSRTLCGALVFPSIASLVGRLLFHRVSSSLQRTVLGGIAFVLIKGVLKVYFKQQQYLIQANRHILNYPERENPSEDAADDDDSGND is encoded by the exons ATGGCGTCTGTAGATGAACCTCCGGAGAG GCACTGTTGGGTTTGCTTTGCCACAGAGAGGGAGGATCGCGTGGCTGAGTGGGTCAGCCCGTGCCGCTGTAAGGGCTGCACCAAGTGGATCCACCAGGCGTGTCTCCAGCGCTGGCTGGATGAGAAGCAGAAGGGGAACGGGGGCGGGTCTGTAAGCTGCCCTCAGTGTGGCACCGAGTACCGAATAGTCTTCCCCAAAATGG GCCTTGTTGTGTACTTCCTGCAGCAGGTAGACCGAGCTCTGTCCAGGGTCAGCCCATTTGCTGCTGCAGGCGTGGTGGTGGGCACTGTCTACTGGTCAGCTGTCACCTATGGCGCTGTCACCGTCATGCAGGTTTGGCGCTGCAGGGTTTGGCCTGTAGTG GTGGTGGGTCATAAGAAGGGTCTGGATGTGATGGAGCGAGCCGACCCACTCTTCCTGCTCATGGGTTTACCCACCATCCCAGTACTGCTGGTGCTGGGGAAGATGGTCCGCTGGGAGGATTATCTGGTGCGCCTCTGGCAACGCCACTCTTCCAAGCTCCAGATGCTTGTCCCAG GGATTGGCCGACCCCTCCCCCGAGTGCCGGGTGATGCTGGTTATGGCGGAGACCACATCTCTGTGTCGCGGACGCTGTGCGGCGCCCTGGTCTTCCCCTCCATCGCCAGCCTGGTGGGGCGTCTTCTCTTCCACAGAGTGTCCTCCAGTCTGCAGCGCACTGTCCTG ggtGGCATTGCCTTTGTGTTGATCAAGGGGGTGCTGAAGGTTTACTTCAAGCAGCAGCAATACCTCATTCAGGCCAACCGACACATCCTCAACTACCCCGAACGAGAGAATCCGTCAGAGGACGCGGCCGACGACGACGACAGCGGGAATGACTGA
- the march5l gene encoding E3 ubiquitin-protein ligase MARCHF5 isoform X2, producing the protein MASVDEPPERHCWVCFATEREDRVAEWVSPCRCKGCTKWIHQACLQRWLDEKQKGNGGGSVSCPQCGTEYRIVFPKMGLVVYFLQQVDRALSRVSPFAAAGVVVGTVYWSAVTYGAVTVMQVVGHKKGLDVMERADPLFLLMGLPTIPVLLVLGKMVRWEDYLVRLWQRHSSKLQMLVPGIGRPLPRVPGDAGYGGDHISVSRTLCGALVFPSIASLVGRLLFHRVSSSLQRTVLGGIAFVLIKGVLKVYFKQQQYLIQANRHILNYPERENPSEDAADDDDSGND; encoded by the exons ATGGCGTCTGTAGATGAACCTCCGGAGAG GCACTGTTGGGTTTGCTTTGCCACAGAGAGGGAGGATCGCGTGGCTGAGTGGGTCAGCCCGTGCCGCTGTAAGGGCTGCACCAAGTGGATCCACCAGGCGTGTCTCCAGCGCTGGCTGGATGAGAAGCAGAAGGGGAACGGGGGCGGGTCTGTAAGCTGCCCTCAGTGTGGCACCGAGTACCGAATAGTCTTCCCCAAAATGG GCCTTGTTGTGTACTTCCTGCAGCAGGTAGACCGAGCTCTGTCCAGGGTCAGCCCATTTGCTGCTGCAGGCGTGGTGGTGGGCACTGTCTACTGGTCAGCTGTCACCTATGGCGCTGTCACCGTCATGCAG GTGGTGGGTCATAAGAAGGGTCTGGATGTGATGGAGCGAGCCGACCCACTCTTCCTGCTCATGGGTTTACCCACCATCCCAGTACTGCTGGTGCTGGGGAAGATGGTCCGCTGGGAGGATTATCTGGTGCGCCTCTGGCAACGCCACTCTTCCAAGCTCCAGATGCTTGTCCCAG GGATTGGCCGACCCCTCCCCCGAGTGCCGGGTGATGCTGGTTATGGCGGAGACCACATCTCTGTGTCGCGGACGCTGTGCGGCGCCCTGGTCTTCCCCTCCATCGCCAGCCTGGTGGGGCGTCTTCTCTTCCACAGAGTGTCCTCCAGTCTGCAGCGCACTGTCCTG ggtGGCATTGCCTTTGTGTTGATCAAGGGGGTGCTGAAGGTTTACTTCAAGCAGCAGCAATACCTCATTCAGGCCAACCGACACATCCTCAACTACCCCGAACGAGAGAATCCGTCAGAGGACGCGGCCGACGACGACGACAGCGGGAATGACTGA
- the dbnla gene encoding drebrin-like a: MAVNLSKNGAALTAAYDEVVKGSTNWALFTYEGNSDNIRVAAKGDGGLEEMTQELNNGKVMYAFCRVQEPSSGVPKFVLINWTGEGVKVVRKGMCANHVQSMSNFLRGAHVTINARSEDDVEPDVIMDRVAKAAGVNYNFHKESNRFSDTGPCGSVGSLHQKTSAIQEIQSTNKDDFWAQLEREEQSRRRQERNRAEHERKREEEERQAQDAREAAERERRQKERANQIDQQRLYETKQEAASRETESQERQELHQSDTQRAGMRRSQSVQMAHEAAAIISQRKVNPRDVFRQRERSLDTNRTPTTGSQPGRLKSQFITQHSICSEGPTWEISQHSSAAESVPTKPAPTETTLAKAEPDHDYSFTHQQAVESDEVWQDSEEEEPAKNIYEAASSNQHFFENFKPVEDYQIPVTDEVAGSEENICARALYDYQACDDTEITFDPDDIISGIEMIDDGWWRGYGPDGHYGMFPANYVELL, translated from the exons ATGGCAGTAAACCTGAGTAAAAACGGCGCGGCGCTGACAGCTGCGTACGACGAGGTGGTGAAAGGAAGCACAAACTG GGCTTTGTTCACATATGAAGGAAACAGCGATAACATCCGAGTGGCAGCTAAAGGAG ATGGAGGTCTGGAGGAGATGACGCAAGAGCTAAACAATGGCAAAGTGATGTACGCTTTCTGCCGCGTGCAGGAGCCCAGCTCTGGGGTGCCCAAGTTTGTTCTCATCAACTGG ACTGGCGAGGGAGTCAAGGTTGTCAGGAAAGGAATGTGTGCCAATCATGTCCAATCGATGTCCAATTTTCTGAGG GGAGCACACGTGACCATCAACGCGCGTTCTGAGGATGATGTGGAACCAGATGTCATCATGGACAGAGTGGCCAAGGCTGCTGGTGTCAACTACAACTTCCACAAGGAGTCCAACCGCTTTAGTGACACAGGACCTTGTGGCTCTGTG GGGTCATTGCACCAGAAGACCAGTGCTATCCAGGAGATTCAAAGCACCAATAAGGACGACTTTTGGGCACAGCTGGAG CGGGAGGAGCAGAGCCGGCGCCGGCAGGAGCGCAACAGGGCGGAGcatgagaggaagagggaggaggaggagaggcaggcgCAGGATGCCAGAGAAGCAGCTGAGAGAGAACGACGACAGAAGGAGAGAGCCAATCAGATCGACCAGCAGAG ACTGTATGAGACCAAACAAGAGGCTgcaagcagagagacagagagtcaggaAAGG CAGGAGCTGCACCAGTCAGACACTCAGAGGGCAGGAATGCGGAGATCCCAGTCTGTCCAGATGGCTCAT GAGGCAGCAGCCATCATCTCACAGCGTAAAGTGAATCCCAGAGACGTgttcagacagagggagagaagcctcgaCACCAACAGAACGCCAACCACTGGATCTCAACCAG GACGTCTGAAAAGTCAGTTTATCACTCAGCACTCAATCTGCAGTGAGGGACCTACCTGGGAGATATCCCAGCATTCCTCTGCAGCAGAGTCTGTTCCTACTAAACCAGCTCCTACTGAAACTACTCTTGCCAAAGCAG AGCCAGATCATGATTATTCATTCACACACCAGCAAGCTGTAGAATCAGATGAGGTGTGGCAAG ACTCTGAGGAAGAAGAGCCTGCAAAGAACATCTACGAGGCAGCCTCTTCAAATCAACATTTCTTTGAAAATTTTAAACCA gtGGAGGACTACCAGATACCGGTCACTGATGAGGTCGCTGGATCAGAGGAGAACATCTGTGCCAGGGCACTTTATGATTACCAGGCTT gTGATGACACAGAGATCACCTTTGACCcagatgacatcatcagtggCATAGAGATGATTGATGATGGCTGGTGGCGAGGCTACGGCCCTGACGGCCATTATGGGATGTTTCCAGCCAATTATGTGGAGTTGCTCTAA